One Ilumatobacter fluminis genomic window, GGACACCGGCGATCTTGTTCATCTTCGGCAGGAGCGATCGGAACTTCGCCACCATGCCGTCCTTGGCGAGGGCGACCGCCATGGTGAGCACGCTGACGACGAGCCCCATCCCGAGGCCGTAGAGCACGAACACCATCACGCCCGAGAGATAGTTCTCGTTGCGGAACGTCGTCGAGGTCACGGCGAGGAACGGGCCGATCGTGCACGACAGCGATGCGACGGCGTACGAGACACCGAACAGGAACATCGACAGCAAGGTGCCGTCGGCGCCGCCCTTCTGCAGCTTCGGAATGTTGAGCATGATCTGCCGACCGGTGAGCAGGTAGATACCGAGCCCGACCAGACCGATGCCGATCACGATCGTCGCCCACGGCAGGTAGCGCTGCAGTTCGCTCGCCACCCCGGAGATCACGAGGCCGAAGATCCCGAAGACCGCGATGAAACCGGCGGTGAGCACCAGCGACACCTTCATGCCGCGAGCGACGGCCGTCGTACGTGCGGCACTGTCGTCGAGGCCGACGAACGCCGACAGGTAGGCGGGCAGGAGCGCGAACCCACACGGGTTCACGGTCGCCGCCATGCCGGCGGTGAGAGCGAGGGCGAATGGTCCGTTCAGCACGACAGGAAAACACGGTAGAGCAGCACCGTGTTCCTCGCATGCCGACCGTGCGAAACAAACACGAAAAGGGGCGAAGGGCCCGGGTCGGATCAGCCCGCCATGGCCGCGACCATCTCGGCGAGCACGCTCGGGCTGGTGGCGAGGTTCATTCGGACGTGGCCCTCTCCCCCACGGCCGAACTGGTGGCCGGCGCTGAGTTCGACGCCCCGTTCTCGGAACACGGCGGCCGGGTCGTCGCCGAGGTCGAGCGCCGACACGTCGAGCCAGGCGAGGTACGTGGCTGCGGGCGGCCGATATCGCACCTCGGGCAGGTGTTCGGCGAGCAGGTCGACGAGCGAGGTGCGGTTCTCGTCGATGACGCCGACGACGGCGCCGAGCCAGTCGTCGCCACGGGTCCAGGCAGCCGTCGCCGCCGTCACGGCCATCAGGTTCGGTGCGCCGAGATAGTGCCCCGGTAGGGCGTCGAGTGCGTCGTGGAACGTCCGGTCGCCGGCGTGGACGACCGCCCACCGGAGCCCGGCGAGGTTGAACGCCTTCGACGCCGACGTCACGGTGATCGTGTGCGCCGCCACCTCCGACGCCAGCGAGGCGAACGGGATGTGCGTGGTGCCCGGCATCGTCAGGTCGGCATGGATCTCGTCGGACACGACGGTGATGCCGTGGCGCAGCGCGATGTCGGCGATCCGTTCGAGCTCGGGCAGGTCGAAGACGTGGCCGAGCGGGTTGTGCGGATGGCACAGGATCCAGATCCGGGCACGTGAGTCGTGTCGGAGCCGTTCCTCGAGGTCGTCGTAGTCGAAGCCGTCTTCGGTGCGGCCGATGCCGATCAGGCGCCGACTCGCTGGTTCGATCGAGTCGAGGAACGGGTGGTATGCCGGCAGATGGAGCACGACACCGTCGCCCGGTTCGCTCCGGTGGTGGATCGCCGCTCGCACCCCCTGGATCACGTCGATCAGGTCGTGCACCCGGTCGGGGTCGAGATCCCAGCCGTACCGCTGCGCCATCCGGGCCGGGAACAGCTTCGCTGCCGGAGAAAGAGCGTACGGGCCACCCCAGTTCGGGTAGCCGAGTTCGTGGCGATCGATCACCTCGTGCAGCGCCTCGGCGATCGGTGGCGCCACCTCGAAGTCCATGTCGGCGACCCAAGCCGCGAACGGGGCCGGGTGTGCCATCCACTTGGCACCGCGTCGTCGACGGAGCGCCTCGACGTCGAGCGATCGCAGCCCGAACGGGTCGTTGTTCGCCATCCCGGGAGTGTGACACATCGGCCGGATCGACGATCGACGCTAGATTCAGCCCGCATGGCGGCACCCCTCACGCCCGTCACCCTCACCGGGTCACGGGTTCGTCTCGAACCGTTGTCGACCGATCACGTCGCCGACCTCGCCGAGGCGGCCTCCGCCGACCGGTCGACCTTCGGACTCACGTGGGTTCCCGACGGGCTCGACGCGACCGACGACTACGTGGCATCGCTGCTGGCCGACCACGCGGCAGGGCTCGTGCTGCCGTTCGCCCAGATCGATCAGCACACCGGCCGCGCCGTCGGCTGCACCCGCTACCTCGACCTGCGGTGGTGGCGCGGCCGCGACGTACCCGACGAGGTCGAGATCGGCGGTACCTGGCTCGCCCGGTCGGCGCAGGGCACCGGCATCAACACCGAGGCCAAGTACCTCCTGCTGCGGCACGCGTTCGAGGTGTACGACGCGTGGCGTGTGCAGATCGTGACCGATGCCCGCAACGCCCGGAGCCGGGGTGGCATCGAGTCGATCGGAGCGACGTTCGAAGGCATCCTGCGCAACCACCGGATCGTCGCCGACACGCCGAGCCCGTCGCCGCGCCAAGCTGCGGTGTACTCGGTGATTCGTGACGAATGGCCCGATGTGCGAACGCACCTGCAGACCAAGATGGGGGTGCAACCATGAAGGCCCTGATCGTCATCGCCCACCCGAAGCACGACAGCTTCTGTCACGCCGCCGCAGCGGCGGCCGAGCGCGGCTTGCGGTCGGCCGGACACGACGCCGTCACCATCGATCTGTACGCCGAGGGGTTCCGGGCGGCGATGTCGGTCGACGAGCGCATCGCCTACGACACCGACGACCCGATCCTCGACCCGCAGGTCGAGCGACACGTCGACCTGCTCCGGGCGTCGGAACTACTCGTGTTCGTCTACCCGACGTGGTGGAGCGGTCTCCCGGCGATCCTGAAGGGCTGGCTCGAACGCACGATGGTGCCCGGCGTCGGGTTCACGTTCGACGAGCGGACCGGGAAGGTGCGTCCCGGATTGCAGCACGTGCGACGGATCGTCGGCGTGAGCACCTGGGGGTCACCACGCCACTACGCGATACTGATGAACGACAACGGGCGACGCGTACTGTCGCGCGCGCTGCGGATGTCGTGCGGTTGGCGAGCGCGTCCGAGCTGGCTCGCTCTGTACGGCATCGACACGTCGTCCGACGCCGACCGGGCCGCGTTCCTCGACAAGGTCGAGACGAAGGTGGGGTCGTGGTGATGCGCACCCTGGTCGTCTACTGCCATCCGAATCCCGACTCGTTCGGGGCAGCGATGCGTGACCGCACCCTCGCCGGCCTCCGCAAGGCCGGCCACGACGTGCGACTGACCGATCTGTACGCCGACGGGTTCGAGCCCGAGCTCACCGTCGACGAGATCGAACGCCATCATGAGCCGGGTGTCGCTCCCGGCCTCGAGTCGTACGCCGACGACCTGCGCTGGGCGGAGGCGATCGTGTTCGTCTATCCCACGTGGTGGAGCGGCCAGCCGGCGATGCTGAAGGGCTGGATGGACCGCGTCTGGGCATCCGGTGTGGCATGGGAACTCCCCGAGGGCTCCAACGTGGTCCGACCGCTGCTGCGCGACATCCGACGCCTGATGATCGTTACGAGCCACGGCAGCTCGAAGTGGATCAACGTCCTCGAAGGCGAGTCCGGGAAGCGGACGATCATCCGGTCGCTGCGGGCGATGTGCAGCCGACGTGTGCGCACCAAGTGGGTGGCGCTCTACGGCATCGACACGTGCGGCCCCGTCAAGCGGGCCGACTTCCTCGACCGCGTCGAGATCGCCGCCTCCAAGCTGCGCTGACCGACGCCCGGGTCAGAGTTCGATGCCGGCTTTCGCGGCTTCGAGCTGGAGGT contains:
- a CDS encoding cytochrome c biogenesis CcdA family protein, with translation MLNGPFALALTAGMAATVNPCGFALLPAYLSAFVGLDDSAARTTAVARGMKVSLVLTAGFIAVFGIFGLVISGVASELQRYLPWATIVIGIGLVGLGIYLLTGRQIMLNIPKLQKGGADGTLLSMFLFGVSYAVASLSCTIGPFLAVTSTTFRNENYLSGVMVFVLYGLGMGLVVSVLTMAVALAKDGMVAKFRSLLPKMNKIAGVLLVIAGFYVAYYGYYEVQLFFFDGELDDPIIDAGESVQSWLQGLMPDTGNYWQWVIGALVLLGAGIGWTAYRSRRSAAADEPDPLDPSDVSDVETV
- a CDS encoding MalY/PatB family protein, with protein sequence MANNDPFGLRSLDVEALRRRRGAKWMAHPAPFAAWVADMDFEVAPPIAEALHEVIDRHELGYPNWGGPYALSPAAKLFPARMAQRYGWDLDPDRVHDLIDVIQGVRAAIHHRSEPGDGVVLHLPAYHPFLDSIEPASRRLIGIGRTEDGFDYDDLEERLRHDSRARIWILCHPHNPLGHVFDLPELERIADIALRHGITVVSDEIHADLTMPGTTHIPFASLASEVAAHTITVTSASKAFNLAGLRWAVVHAGDRTFHDALDALPGHYLGAPNLMAVTAATAAWTRGDDWLGAVVGVIDENRTSLVDLLAEHLPEVRYRPPAATYLAWLDVSALDLGDDPAAVFRERGVELSAGHQFGRGGEGHVRMNLATSPSVLAEMVAAMAG
- a CDS encoding GNAT family N-acetyltransferase, whose product is MAAPLTPVTLTGSRVRLEPLSTDHVADLAEAASADRSTFGLTWVPDGLDATDDYVASLLADHAAGLVLPFAQIDQHTGRAVGCTRYLDLRWWRGRDVPDEVEIGGTWLARSAQGTGINTEAKYLLLRHAFEVYDAWRVQIVTDARNARSRGGIESIGATFEGILRNHRIVADTPSPSPRQAAVYSVIRDEWPDVRTHLQTKMGVQP
- a CDS encoding NAD(P)H-dependent oxidoreductase; this encodes MKALIVIAHPKHDSFCHAAAAAAERGLRSAGHDAVTIDLYAEGFRAAMSVDERIAYDTDDPILDPQVERHVDLLRASELLVFVYPTWWSGLPAILKGWLERTMVPGVGFTFDERTGKVRPGLQHVRRIVGVSTWGSPRHYAILMNDNGRRVLSRALRMSCGWRARPSWLALYGIDTSSDADRAAFLDKVETKVGSW
- a CDS encoding NAD(P)H-dependent oxidoreductase produces the protein MRTLVVYCHPNPDSFGAAMRDRTLAGLRKAGHDVRLTDLYADGFEPELTVDEIERHHEPGVAPGLESYADDLRWAEAIVFVYPTWWSGQPAMLKGWMDRVWASGVAWELPEGSNVVRPLLRDIRRLMIVTSHGSSKWINVLEGESGKRTIIRSLRAMCSRRVRTKWVALYGIDTCGPVKRADFLDRVEIAASKLR